Sequence from the Ignavibacteria bacterium genome:
GTACAGTTGCAGCAGATGCCCAATATTTTCTAGCGATGTCCCGCTTTAAAAGAAGTGAATATCTGATGGGTGCCTACGAGTTCAGTAAGCTGATCAACACTATGCGCGCAAGCAAGTATATTAAAGACGCACAATTTATGCTCGCCGACTGCTATTATGAATTGTCGCCGAATTATGCTCTCGACCAAAAGTACTCGGAGAAGGCAATCGAGGAATTTCAGGCTTTTATCAATTTCTTCCCAACCGACCCAAAGGTAGAGGAAGCTGAAAGAAAAATTGCCGAAATGAACGACAAACTCGCTCAAAAAGTCTTTTCAAATGCAGTAACTTATGAAAAAATGGGTATGTATGGAGCAGCGATAGAATACTACGGCTACCTTACCGAGAAGTATCACGATTCAAAATATTGCGGTGAAGCCTCCTACAACAAAATTACACTTCTTGTCGACAGAAAAAGATATAAGGAAGCTCTCAAGGAAACAGAACTCTTC
This genomic interval carries:
- the bamD gene encoding outer membrane protein assembly factor BamD — protein: MKKVLFPALLAVIFLAGCSLDVDRSAMSPEERFKYALSLYEDESYLEAITEFEGILIQYPGSTVAADAQYFLAMSRFKRSEYLMGAYEFSKLINTMRASKYIKDAQFMLADCYYELSPNYALDQKYSEKAIEEFQAFINFFPTDPKVEEAERKIAEMNDKLAQKVFSNAVTYEKMGMYGAAIEYYGYLTEKYHDSKYCGEASYNKITLLVDRKRYKEALKETELFLARYKGDPNTRNVESIRADLLKMPQLSAQ